The following proteins are encoded in a genomic region of Channa argus isolate prfri chromosome 3, Channa argus male v1.0, whole genome shotgun sequence:
- the LOC137123473 gene encoding caspase-6-like isoform X1, with protein sequence MAQVNKTATDSTVACPENLTETDAFISSSAFDPAEQYSMKNKRRGLALIFNQEYFYWRMGMPTRHGTNADRQNLEKRLSDLGFQVHCYDNYKQTDVLDKISEAAEADHSDADCFLLAFMSHGEDEHVYTQDGKLSIKEITAMFKGTKCESLVGKPKIFIWQACRGNEHDDAVTACDAVDSEVKTNEVVVDASSLHTLPAGADFIMCYSVAEGYYAHRDTLFGSWYVQDLCDLLHKYGDSLEFTHLLMLVNRKVSMRSVLKCSDPKAIGKKQVPCFASMLTKQLYFHPKK encoded by the exons tagCATGCCCGGAGAACCTAACAGAGACTGATGCCTTCATAAG CTCTTCAGCTTTCGATCCTGCAGAGCAGTActctatgaaaaacaaaagacgaGGCCTTGCGCTCATCTTTAACCAGGAGTACTTCTACTGGCGCATGGGGATGCCCACCAGGCATGGGACCAATGCTGACCGCCAGAACTTGGAGAAAAG ACTGTCAGACCTAGGCTTTCAAGTGCACTGCTATGATAACTACAAACAAACCGATGTCCTTgataaaatcagtgaag CTGCAGAGGCCGATCATTCAGATGCAGACTGTTTTTTGCTTGCCTTTATGAGCCACGGAGAGGATGAACATGTGTACACTCAAGATGGCAAGCTAAGCATTAAGGAAATCACAGCCATGTTCAAAGGAACCAAGTGCGAAAGCCTTGTAGGAAAGCCCAAGATCTTCATTTGGcag GCATGCCGTGGAAACGAGCATGACGACGCAGTGACAGCCTGTGATGCCGTGGACAGTGAAGTAAAGACAAATGAGGTAGTGGTGGACGCCTCTTCTTTACACACCCTCCCTGCTGGAGCTGATTTCATTATGTGCTACTCTGTGGCAGAAG GTTACTATGCCCACCGAGACACTCTCTTTGGCTCCTGGTATGTCCAAGACCTGTGTGATTTGCTTCACAAGTACGGGGATTCCCTTGAATTCACACACTTACTTATGCTGGTCAACAGAAAAGTGTCAATGAGGAGCGTTTTAAAGTGTAGTGACCCGAAAGCCATTGGAAAGAAGCAAGTGCCTTGCTTTGCTTCGATGCTCACAAAGCAACTCTACTTTCACCCAAAAAAGTGA
- the LOC137123473 gene encoding caspase-6-like isoform X2, with protein sequence MAQVNKTATDSTACPENLTETDAFISSSAFDPAEQYSMKNKRRGLALIFNQEYFYWRMGMPTRHGTNADRQNLEKRLSDLGFQVHCYDNYKQTDVLDKISEAAEADHSDADCFLLAFMSHGEDEHVYTQDGKLSIKEITAMFKGTKCESLVGKPKIFIWQACRGNEHDDAVTACDAVDSEVKTNEVVVDASSLHTLPAGADFIMCYSVAEGYYAHRDTLFGSWYVQDLCDLLHKYGDSLEFTHLLMLVNRKVSMRSVLKCSDPKAIGKKQVPCFASMLTKQLYFHPKK encoded by the exons CATGCCCGGAGAACCTAACAGAGACTGATGCCTTCATAAG CTCTTCAGCTTTCGATCCTGCAGAGCAGTActctatgaaaaacaaaagacgaGGCCTTGCGCTCATCTTTAACCAGGAGTACTTCTACTGGCGCATGGGGATGCCCACCAGGCATGGGACCAATGCTGACCGCCAGAACTTGGAGAAAAG ACTGTCAGACCTAGGCTTTCAAGTGCACTGCTATGATAACTACAAACAAACCGATGTCCTTgataaaatcagtgaag CTGCAGAGGCCGATCATTCAGATGCAGACTGTTTTTTGCTTGCCTTTATGAGCCACGGAGAGGATGAACATGTGTACACTCAAGATGGCAAGCTAAGCATTAAGGAAATCACAGCCATGTTCAAAGGAACCAAGTGCGAAAGCCTTGTAGGAAAGCCCAAGATCTTCATTTGGcag GCATGCCGTGGAAACGAGCATGACGACGCAGTGACAGCCTGTGATGCCGTGGACAGTGAAGTAAAGACAAATGAGGTAGTGGTGGACGCCTCTTCTTTACACACCCTCCCTGCTGGAGCTGATTTCATTATGTGCTACTCTGTGGCAGAAG GTTACTATGCCCACCGAGACACTCTCTTTGGCTCCTGGTATGTCCAAGACCTGTGTGATTTGCTTCACAAGTACGGGGATTCCCTTGAATTCACACACTTACTTATGCTGGTCAACAGAAAAGTGTCAATGAGGAGCGTTTTAAAGTGTAGTGACCCGAAAGCCATTGGAAAGAAGCAAGTGCCTTGCTTTGCTTCGATGCTCACAAAGCAACTCTACTTTCACCCAAAAAAGTGA
- the LOC137123472 gene encoding calcium uniporter regulatory subunit MCUb, mitochondrial-like isoform X1 has product MAAVRMLGKVTAGLLGSLQPLHCGLKTVSPSTFLQQVQLRRPVLGNCQALFYSTVPPSSDVSLKYKHGRLALEVPLPSRNEKCLFFLRPMLMNVGDLIGDLQKEDPGVTASVFSTDGERVASTTLLEALLNKGFKLIINDAVYDVQSCETGMTNVTFLSHLPILIYTGVPSVAVCTSREHTTETEDLKHLVHLLHTALHLPEHHLLKERQLLEKLDHLKQELSPLETMKAQLCQKAEMKTSKVLWTGLALLSVQGGALAWLTWWVYSWDVMEPVTYFLTYSTSIGVFAYYVLTKQDYVYPDAKDRQFLHYFYKGASKKKFNVTKYNELKDELEQVEEDLRRLRYSTQLQLPLEHIKPKS; this is encoded by the exons ATGGCTGCGGTGCGGATGCTCGGCAAAGTTACGGCGGGACTTTTGGGAAGTCTTCAGCCTCTTCACTGCGGTCTCAAAACTGTTAGTCCGAGTACATTTCTtcagcag GTTCAACTGAGGCGTCCTGTCCTCGGAAATTGCCAAGCTCTTTTCTACAGCACAGTCCCGCCCTCAAGTG ATGTGTCTTTAAAGTACAAACATGGCCGTCTAGCTCTCGAGGTTCCACTACCATCCAGGAATGAGAAGTGTTTGTTCTTCCTTAGACCCATGTTGATGAATGTTGGAGATCTGATCGGCGATTTGCAGAAAGAGGATCCTGGAGTTACAGCTTCTGTTTTCTCCACAG ATGGAGAGCGTGTTGCCAGCACCACACTGTTAGAAGCTCTGCTGAACAAGGGCTTCAAGCTCATCATCAATGATGCAGTTTATGATGTTCAGTCATGTGAAACAG GCATGAcgaatgtcacatttttatctCACCTGCCCATCCTCATCTACACTGGTGTGCCCTCTGTTGCAGTGTGTACATCCAGAGAGCATACCACCGAGACAGAGGACCTAAAGCATTTGGTGCATCTGCTGCACACAGCGCTCCATCTGCCTGAACACCACCTGCTAAAGGAGAGACAGTTGCTGGAAAAATTGGACCATCTCAAACAAGAACTTTCCCCACTTGAGACG ATGAAGGCACAGCTTTGCCAAAAAGCAGAGATGAAGACATCCAAGGTGCTCTGGACTGGTTTGGCACTGTTATCCGTGCAGGGTGGTGCTCTAGCCTGGCTCACCTGGTGGGTCTATTCATGGGACGTCATGGAGCCTGTCACTTACTTCCTCACCTACTCCACCAGCATTGGAGTCTTTGCTTATTATGTCCTTACAAAACAG GATTATGTATATCCAGATGCTAAAGACAGACAGTTCCTGCATTACTTTTATAAGGGGGCCAGCAAGAAGAaatttaatgtgacaaaatacaATGAACTGAAGGATGAACTGGAACAG GTGGAGGAAGACCTGAGACGTCTGAGATATTCAACTCAGCTTCAGCTGCCACTTGAACATATTAAGCCGAAGTCATGA
- the LOC137123472 gene encoding calcium uniporter regulatory subunit MCUb, mitochondrial-like isoform X2, with the protein MAAVRMLGKVTAGLLGSLQPLHCGLKTVSPSTFLQQVQLRRPVLGNCQALFYSTVPPSSDVSLKYKHGRLALEVPLPSRNEKCLFFLRPMLMNVGDLIGDLQKEDPGVTASVFSTDGERVASTTLLEALLNKGFKLIINDAVYDVQSCETVCTSREHTTETEDLKHLVHLLHTALHLPEHHLLKERQLLEKLDHLKQELSPLETMKAQLCQKAEMKTSKVLWTGLALLSVQGGALAWLTWWVYSWDVMEPVTYFLTYSTSIGVFAYYVLTKQDYVYPDAKDRQFLHYFYKGASKKKFNVTKYNELKDELEQVEEDLRRLRYSTQLQLPLEHIKPKS; encoded by the exons ATGGCTGCGGTGCGGATGCTCGGCAAAGTTACGGCGGGACTTTTGGGAAGTCTTCAGCCTCTTCACTGCGGTCTCAAAACTGTTAGTCCGAGTACATTTCTtcagcag GTTCAACTGAGGCGTCCTGTCCTCGGAAATTGCCAAGCTCTTTTCTACAGCACAGTCCCGCCCTCAAGTG ATGTGTCTTTAAAGTACAAACATGGCCGTCTAGCTCTCGAGGTTCCACTACCATCCAGGAATGAGAAGTGTTTGTTCTTCCTTAGACCCATGTTGATGAATGTTGGAGATCTGATCGGCGATTTGCAGAAAGAGGATCCTGGAGTTACAGCTTCTGTTTTCTCCACAG ATGGAGAGCGTGTTGCCAGCACCACACTGTTAGAAGCTCTGCTGAACAAGGGCTTCAAGCTCATCATCAATGATGCAGTTTATGATGTTCAGTCATGTGAAACAG TGTGTACATCCAGAGAGCATACCACCGAGACAGAGGACCTAAAGCATTTGGTGCATCTGCTGCACACAGCGCTCCATCTGCCTGAACACCACCTGCTAAAGGAGAGACAGTTGCTGGAAAAATTGGACCATCTCAAACAAGAACTTTCCCCACTTGAGACG ATGAAGGCACAGCTTTGCCAAAAAGCAGAGATGAAGACATCCAAGGTGCTCTGGACTGGTTTGGCACTGTTATCCGTGCAGGGTGGTGCTCTAGCCTGGCTCACCTGGTGGGTCTATTCATGGGACGTCATGGAGCCTGTCACTTACTTCCTCACCTACTCCACCAGCATTGGAGTCTTTGCTTATTATGTCCTTACAAAACAG GATTATGTATATCCAGATGCTAAAGACAGACAGTTCCTGCATTACTTTTATAAGGGGGCCAGCAAGAAGAaatttaatgtgacaaaatacaATGAACTGAAGGATGAACTGGAACAG GTGGAGGAAGACCTGAGACGTCTGAGATATTCAACTCAGCTTCAGCTGCCACTTGAACATATTAAGCCGAAGTCATGA